In Nonomuraea sp. NBC_00507, the following are encoded in one genomic region:
- a CDS encoding serine/threonine protein kinase has translation MSELRTDDPRQLGAYRLSRRLGQGGQGVVYLGHSPQGAQVAIKLLHASLSGDPDMRRRFLGEVEAVRRVAAFCTAQLLDADLEGDRPYLVSEYVEGPSLQQHVLAKGPRQGGSLERLAIGTATALGAIHRAGVVHRDFKPGNVLLGLDGPRVIDFGVSRLVTTTTATTSQIPVGTPAYLPPERIKGESAGPAADLWAWGLTVAYTATGRHSYMADTYQEVLARILYGKPHLGPLSGRLREIVEACLAPEPGDRPDAEEVLRWLLGQDAAGEDVLSSGAMAALPRSTPTLPASGPAPEASGSGPAPAASGTGPAPAASGTGPASAASGTGHVSTASGTGLSAAVGSVTGGLGAGVTTTGGSVTDPDPTTSFPAVARTSPQPERPRRRPRAWQLGVAAAGLAMGVAGFVFWLRAAQGPGLEGTWTGSAEHFTAQRVFPVELRLGDDGGAMRWGADLHCSGRLGRTGTGMVFALDQVVGEECYPGTLRMFPTSYADQMAIKVTRQGKDEVTYSGTVTRTS, from the coding sequence TTCGCCGCAGGGGGCGCAGGTCGCGATCAAGCTGCTGCACGCCAGCCTGTCCGGTGACCCCGACATGCGCCGCCGATTCCTGGGAGAGGTGGAGGCGGTGCGGCGGGTGGCCGCGTTCTGCACGGCCCAGCTGCTCGACGCCGACCTCGAAGGAGACCGGCCCTATCTGGTCAGCGAGTACGTCGAGGGGCCGTCGCTCCAGCAACACGTGCTCGCCAAGGGGCCGCGGCAGGGCGGATCCCTGGAACGCCTGGCCATCGGCACCGCCACCGCGCTCGGCGCCATCCACCGGGCCGGCGTCGTGCACCGGGACTTCAAGCCGGGCAACGTGCTGCTCGGGCTCGACGGGCCGCGGGTGATCGATTTCGGGGTGTCCCGGCTGGTCACCACCACTACCGCGACCACCAGTCAGATCCCCGTCGGGACGCCGGCGTACCTGCCGCCCGAGCGCATCAAGGGCGAGTCCGCCGGGCCGGCCGCCGACCTGTGGGCGTGGGGGCTGACCGTCGCGTACACCGCGACCGGGCGGCACTCGTACATGGCGGACACCTATCAGGAGGTCCTGGCCAGGATCCTGTACGGGAAGCCGCACCTGGGGCCGCTGAGCGGGCGGCTGCGCGAGATCGTGGAGGCGTGCCTGGCGCCCGAGCCGGGGGACCGGCCGGACGCCGAGGAAGTGCTGCGGTGGTTGCTGGGGCAGGACGCGGCAGGCGAGGACGTGCTGTCGTCGGGCGCGATGGCCGCCCTCCCGCGCTCCACCCCTACGCTCCCGGCCTCCGGCCCCGCGCCCGAGGCTTCCGGTTCCGGACCGGCGCCCGCAGCCTCCGGCACCGGACCGGCGCCCGCGGCCTCAGGCACCGGACCGGCGTCCGCGGCCTCAGGCACCGGACACGTGTCCACAGCCTCCGGCACCGGGCTGTCCGCGGCCGTTGGCTCGGTGACGGGCGGGCTGGGCGCGGGGGTCACCACCACAGGGGGATCGGTCACGGACCCCGATCCGACCACCAGCTTCCCCGCGGTCGCCCGCACCTCGCCGCAGCCGGAGCGCCCCCGTCGGCGGCCCCGCGCCTGGCAGTTGGGGGTGGCGGCGGCAGGGCTGGCCATGGGGGTGGCCGGCTTCGTGTTCTGGCTGCGCGCCGCGCAGGGCCCCGGGCTGGAGGGCACGTGGACGGGCTCGGCCGAGCACTTCACCGCCCAGCGGGTCTTCCCCGTCGAGCTGCGCCTGGGCGACGACGGCGGGGCCATGCGATGGGGGGCCGACCTGCACTGCTCCGGGCGGCTGGGGCGGACGGGGACCGGGATGGTCTTCGCGCTCGATCAGGTCGTGGGCGAGGAATGTTATCCGGGCACGTTGCGCATGTTCCCGACGTCGTACGCCGACCAGATGGCCATCAAGGTGACACGCCAAGGTAAGGACGAAGTGACGTATTCGGGCACGGTCACCCGTACCTCTTGA